ATATGAAACATGAAGATAGAAGAAAAGAATTAGGTAAAGTATTAATGGATATTGGTAAATATCTTGCTACTGTTGGACTTATCGGTAATTTTTTAACCAGTACACTTACAATTCAAAGTAGTATATTTATAATAATAGTGGTAATATTGATAATGACAATTGGATTCTATACAATACCACCAAAATAAAATGGGGGGGCACAGTGATAGGCGGTTACATAATATTGATTGGATTATTATTATTAGGTATATGGGCATTCATTCTTTCTTATAAGGAAGACCATCCTAAAAATACTTCTAAAGAAAGAAAATGACATTTTAAACAATTATTTTTTGCCTGTTCCTAAAACTTCTTTTGGTTCCAGCCATGTCCGGGCTAAAATTACAGATTACATTCCTTGCAGATAAGAGGTTAAATTAATATTTTTATTAGATATGTTTAATTTTTTTCTTATATTTTTGCGGTGCATTTCAACTGTCTGGAGTGATATATTCAGAAAATCGCAGATTTCTTTATTGTTAAAATTTTTTCTTATCATATTGCAAATTTCAATTTCCCTGGGTGTCAGGCTGAAACTTTTTTGTGTTATTTTAGAACCAAACGAAGATGTTAACTCTTCCAGATAACGATGAAGCACGTCAACGTGCTTTGAAGACACGCCTTTTGTTTTCAGCCTTTCTAAAACCGGCAATATTGTTTCACTCACGTTGATTGAAATATTTTCCTTTAACTTATTTTTTGTCCTATCAACATGTTCTATCACCTCCTTAAGGGCTAAATTTTTTTGTTCTAAAGCCAATTTTTGGTTTTCCAGTTTTTCTTTAGACTCTTTCAGGGACGATATTTCAATGCGTTTCCATTCGCCGTCTTCTTTAATAATGATAATTTGATGATTTGAAACCACATCTATAATTTCTCCATGTCCGCATTTATCAAGAGAATACGTACAAATAGCAATAATCATAGATTCATCAATTACCTTATTTACCTTTTTTTCATAATTGATAAAATCAGGCCAGTCGTTTTTCTCCAGCCAAAACGTATCCTCGCTGGCGCGAATACCGTCAAAGCCTTTCTCTACAGCCTGTTGTTCTTTTTCCGCCCAGTTTTTTAATACCATATCCATACTGAATCTTCCTGATCCGGCATACCACTCGACAGCATCAATTATCTCGATCTGTCCTTTTCTCAAATAGTCATCTAAATTCACTACTTCTTTCCGCATGGCTTCTTTTGCTTCTTCAATTCTTAAAGGTTCGGAAACAATCCATATACAGAATTCATTATTTTCCAATCCCGCTTTATAATAAGGAACCAGAATATCAATTAAATCTTCCCTTGTCCGGTAAAATTGGCAAATATGTGTTCCCCACGGGATATCTCCAATAATATTAATTCCGCTTTTTCTATTTTTATTTTTCATTTAAGTATTACTTAATTTTTGTTAAGTATAAATTAAACTTACAAACAAAAAATTTAGAGGCTATTTTCTTTTTCCACTAATAAAACGTGTTATTTTTTCCCGGTCATCATCTTTAATTCTCAAAAATTCTATTCCCACTTTATATCTGTTTTCTCCCTCTTCAAAATTATCTTTTTCTATTTGTTTTATCCATGCGGTCCTCGCAAAAACCGGAATAAAAAAAAGCATTTTCTTATCAAAGGAAATGGGCTGATAGATATAAACTTCCAACTTGCTCCTGAGAGGAATTTCTTTTTCAAACTCAAACATTAATCCATTAGAGCTTATATCTCCAGTAATTGCTTTAAATTCTGTGTGTGTGGGTGTGGGATTTGAGTTTAAACGGCCGCATATAAAAATATTCTCTTTTAAACGTAACGACTCCCTTTTTTTGATGGGAACGGATTTCTTTTGTTCTGCTTTTCTTTCCATAAATAGACTCCTAATCAGGTTAAAGCAAAGATAATCCAGAAAAGTTTAGCCTCTTTTTTGCCGATGTTTATTGCCTTTCTAACCTTTTGTGCATAGGCGCAATAGAAACTATCACCTGTTCTAAAAATAAATTTTTCATCCTGGCAAATAAATTCTATCCGGCCGTTAAGGATCATCCCGAATTTCTCCCCTTCAGGATAAACCAATTCTTTTTGAAGTTCAGCGCCTGCTCCCAGGGTAAAAATATGAGGCTGCATTTTTATGTTCAAAAAATTTGGTGCCAGTGATTCACAAATTATCTTATTCTTTTCAACAACCGGTATTTTATGAGAACCTTTTTTAATAAAAATCAATCCTCTTGTTTCCATTCCTTCAAACAAACAAGATACCTTCGTATTCAAAGCCTCCGCGACTTTCTCCAGGGAACTAACCGAAGGTGAGGCCAAATCCCTCTCAACTTGTGAAAGAAAACTCGTAGTTAACCCTGTCCTTTGCGCCAAATCATTCAAGGTTAATCTTTCTCTTGCCCGAAATTCCCTTAAAACCTTTCCTATCTTCATCCCGCCTTTATCCTTCGCATTTTTATTCGTTAAAAAATATTGGTATTATATCTATATTTCTTCCAGTTGTCACCTATCATTTCTGACAGGTAGATTTTTAATAAAATAACCGGTTCAATTTACAATTAAACCGCTTCTGTTTCATATTATCACTTATTCTTTGTTGTGTCTACTTTTTTTGGAAATAAATATAAAATGAGGGCGAGGAAACCTCGCCTCTATTAAAAATTACACCATAAACCTTGACAAAAACCAAAATTTTGATAGAATACATGAAATCACAACTTGGCAAGTAATAAACCGAAGCTAAGTTGTAGATTGAATTTACCCCGCACCAAAACCTTCTGTCTGCTGTAAGGGAAATGTTTTGTAGAAGTGTTGAAATTATAGTGCAAGAGTTAACTTTCTACTAATAGGCGGTTTGGTGCGGGATTCAATTCGCAGACGGACTTTGTCCTATGATTTATAAAGCCAGTAAACTTTATAAATCATCTACTCATTGAAGGAGGAAAAATGGAAATAAAAGCTAACGATGTCAATGAATTAAGGAAAAAAACAGGCGCGGGTATGATGCTCTGTAAAAAAGCGCTTGAAGAAGCAAACGGCTCACTTGAAAAGGCGGTTGAGATATTAAGAAAAAAAGGTGTTGATACAGCGATGAAAAAAGAAGGAAGAATTACCAAAGACGGCACTATTATTTCTTATATTCACCCGGGCGGGAAACTGGGGGTCCTGCTTGAAATAAACTGTGAAACGGATTTTGTGGCAAAAACCGATGATTTCCAGTCGTTCGCGAAGGACATCGCCATGCATATCGCGGCTTCTAATCCTTTATATGTCCGAAGAGAAGATATCCCGGCTGAAATACTTGAAAAAGAAAAAGAGATTTATACATACCAGTTAAAGGAGCAAAAGAAACCTGATAATATTATTGAAAAAATTCTACCCGGGAAAATAGATAAATACTGCGCTGAAATATGCCTCATGGAACAGCCTTTTGTAAAAACCCCGGAGATTTCTATCAAAAATCTTTTAACCGAACGGATTGCGAAACTGGGAGAAAATATCGTTATCCGGAGATTTGTCCGTTTCAGGCTGGGAGAATAAGAAAGCATAGGGCATGGCGCAAAGAGCATAGAGTACGGAAGATCGGGAGTGCGGAAGGAAGAAGATAAATAAAAAGACACAAAGAAAGAGGAAACTTAAATTTGGAGTTAACAGATGCCTAATACCATTAAACCTATATATAAAAGGATCCTTCTTAAATTAAGCGGCGAATCCTTGTGCCCTTCGCAGGGAAGCGGGATAGACTTTGAAATAATTGAAAAAGTAGCCCAAATGATAAAAGGGGTCAAGGAATTAAAGGTGGAAATTGCCATTGTCATAGGCGGGGGGAATATTTTCCGGGGTATGCCCGCAACGAAAAACGGGATGGACAGGACATCCGCCGACTACATGGGAATGCTGGCCACGGTAATCAACGCATTGGCGCTTCAAAGCGCGCTGGAAAATATAGGGACATTCACCCGTGTAATGACAGCGATTGAAATGCCCCGGATCGCGGAACCTTATATACGCCGGCGGGCCATAAGGCACCTTGAAAAAGGACGTATTGTGATATTCGCGGGCGGAACAGGCAACCCCTATTTTACAACAGATACTACCGCGGCGCTTCGCGCGGCAGAAACATGCGCGGACGTAATACTTAAAGCCACAAAGGTTGACGGGGTTTACACTGACGACCCTAAAATAAACCCGAACGCTGAAAAATATGATGAATTATCATATATCGATGTCATTAAGAAAAGGTTAAAAGTCATGGACAGCACGGCAATAACCCTTTGCATGGATAATAAAATCCCCATAAATGTTTTTAATATGAATGAAAAAGATGTAATCAAAAGAATAATACAGGGGGAAAAGGTGGGAACAACAGTAAAGTAAATGAGACTACAATTTAACAAATTAATATGCGTTTAAATTGTATAGTCGAATTTACCCCGCACCAAAACCTTCTATTTGGTGAGAGGAAAATATTTGGTAGAAGTGTTGAAATTATAGTATAAAGGTTTATTTAATACTAACAGGCGGTTTGGTGCGGGGTTCAATTCGCACTATCATTTCTGTTCGCACTTCGTGCTTCATAAACGATGTGCTCATTGAAGGAGAGATATCATGGAGGAGAAAAAAATTTACCAGAACATGGAAGACCACATGAATAAGACCATCGAAACATTGCGAAGGGATCTTGCGTCAATAAGGACCGGACGCGCATCGACCGCGCTTCTCGATGGAATAATGGTAAACTATTATGAAACTCCCACCCCTTTAAAACAAATTGCGTCCATAAGTATTCCTGAATCAAGACAGATTCTCATACAGGTCTGGGACAAAACGGCAATCCCGGAAATTGAGAAAGCAATAAATAAATCCGACATTGGAATTAATCCGGTCGTTGACGGTCAAAATATCAGGTTAAATCTTCCCCCATTGACAGAAGAGCGGAGAAAGGACCTTGTCAAACATGTAAAAAAAATGTCTGAGGACTGTAAAGTAGCCATCCGGAATATCCGCAGGGACGCTAATGAAAAAATTAAGCACGCGGAAAAAAACCATGAAATCTCTGAAGATGATTCAAAACGGGACCAGGACAGAATACAAAAAACAACTGATAACTTTATTTCAAAAATCGACCAGCTCCTGCAAATCAAAGAAAAAGAAATAATGGAATTCTAAAAAAACCCTGAAGAACCCAGCCCTTCCTGAGGATAACAAGGAAGGTGGGAACAAAAATCAGTTTAGATAATAACTACAAAAGGAAGGGCGGGGTGAAAGAAGAAAATTTATTAAAACTTATTAACCCGGGGAAAATGCCCCGGCATATTGCCATCATTATGGATGGCAACGGACGATGGGCCAGGCAAAAAGGCCTGCCCCGCGTCATAGGGCACAAGGCAGGGATCGAGGCCATTAAAGACATAATAAAATTGTCTTCCGACCTTGGCATACAGGTTTTGACCCTTTACGCCTTCTCCGTCGAAAACTGGCACAGGCCGAAAAACGAGGTCAACTCTTTGATGAAACTGCTAAAAACTTTTTTAAGAAATGAAATCAAAGAACTCCATAAAAAAAATGTCCGAATAATGACTATCGGACGGATACAGGAATTGCCGCTGTTCGCCCAGCAGGAAATATACAGCGCCATTGAAAAAACAAAAAACAACACGGGCCTGGTTTTGAATCTCGCTCTTAATTACAGCGGGCGGGTGGACATATTGGAAGCTGTAAGAAAAATTATCGAAAAAAATGAGTCCCCTGGCTTTAACTTGAAAGAATTTGACGAAGAAAGTTTTAATGGTTTTCTTTATACTTCCGGCCTTCCGGAACCAGACCTTTTAATCCGGACAAGCGGTGAATACAGGATAAGCAATTTCATGCTCTGGCAGATCGCATATACGGAAATCTGGATAACAGATGTTCTCTGGCCTGATTTCAGGGGAATTCATTTACTTGAAGCAATTCTTGATTATCAAAAAAGGAAACGCCGTTTTGGGAAAATACACGAGGGAGAAAAATGCTTAGAGAGCGTGTAATTACAGGGATAATCGCCATCCCCGTCCTTACATCTGTAATTTTTTACAGCCCGGCGTTACTTGCGATTTTCACATGCGCGGTCATAACAATTGCCATGAAAGAATATTACAACATGGAAAAACTGCCTTTAAAAATTGATTTTAAAATTTTTGCCGGTTTTTCATTTATCTTGTGTTATTTTGCGTTAAAAAATAACTTTCTGTTTTTCAATATTTTTTTTATAGTGCTTCTCGCGTCATCAGGAATAATCCGGGTTTTACACCGTGAAAAAACAAACAATAATTATTTTTTATTGACAAGCTTCGGGAATATATATATAACTTATTTTTTCGCGCATCTTCTTTTTTTAAGAAATATCCCGGGACTTGGGGCCAAATATGTGTTTTTCATCTTCCTGCTTGTTTGGATAACGGATACCGCCGCGTATTTTATAGGTGTAAATTACGGAAAACATAAACTGGCCCCGGCCATAAGCCCGAATAAAACAATAGAAGGGGCTGTCGCGGGAATTACCGGCGCCGTGTTAATAACTTTATTGGCCCGGCCCGCATTTGTCCCTGCATTCACAATAATCCAATGTTTTATCATTGGAATTATTTTCAGCGTAATAGCGCAAATGGGCGACCTCTTTGAATCCGCCCTGAAACGAAAAGCCGGCATAAAAGACTCGGGCAATTTAATACCGGGGCATGGAGGTGTTCTGGACAGGTTTGACAGCTTGTTTTTCACTATACCCGGATTTTATTATTATGTAAAACTGGTGCTGGAGAGATAAAGAATTAAATTTTCAATTGAGCATTGATAATTAACAATTGACAATTCATAAATATAATTTCCAATTGTCAATAGCTAATTGTTAATTGTAAATGAAAGATACAGGTAAATAAATGAAACATATCACAATACTGGGTTCAACCGGTTCGATAGGCACATCGACATTAGACGTTATTGAAAATGCCCCTGATGATTTTAAGGTAGCGGGGCTCACAGCTAATACAAATGCCGAGCTTCTGATCCGGCAGGCAATGAAATTCAGGCCTGAAATTGTCGCCGTCATGGATAATGAAAAAGCTGAATTTGTGTCATCCGTGTTAAAAGGCCAAAAAACAGAAGTAGTTAAAGGGATTGAAGGATTAATAAAAGTCGCTTCCTTCGAAAAAGCAAATCTTGTTGTTTCGGGAATAGTGGGGGCCGCGGGGTTAATTCCCACTGTATCAGCGATTGAAGCGGGCAAAGACATAGCTTTGGCCAATAAAGAAACGCTTGTCATGGCCGGCAGCCTGATTTTAAACAAGGCTGAAAAGAAAAATGTCAAACTAATCCCGATTGACAGTGAACATAACGCTATATTTCAATGCATGGAAAATGTCAATAAAAAATACATCAAAAATATAATCCTAACTGCTTCCGGCGGGCCGTTCCTGGACCTCGATAAAAAAAAGCTGAAAGATGTGTCCCCGAAAGAAACTATAAATCACCCGCGGTGGAAAATGGGGGCAAAAATTTCGGTTGACTCCGCGACATTAATGAACAAAGGATTTGAAGTTATAGAAGCAAAATATCTTTTTAACTTAAATTTTGATAAAATAAAGGTATTGATTCATCCTGAAAGCATAGTCCATGGAGTAGTTGAATTAATCGATGGAAATTTTATGGCGGTTTTAAGCAAAACGGATATGCGTATCCCGATACAATACGCTTTAACTTATCCTGAAAGGAAAAAAGGACATTTTCCGCCGTTCAATATAAATTCAGTTAAAAATTTGTCTTTCCGGGAACCGGACATGGAAAAATTCCCTTGTCTCTCTTATGCTTATAAGGCGGGGTTAACAGGAGGAACAATGCCCGCAGTTTTAAACGCGGCCAATGAAACCGCCGTTAATTATTTTTTAAAAAATAAAATAAAGTTTACTGACATCAGCAGGATAATAAAAATAGTAACTGAAAAACATGATACTGTTTCCAATCCTGACCTGGAAGAAATATTAAATGCTGATTCATGGGCTAGAAAGGAATCTGAAAAATTATGCTTTTAACTCTAATCTCTACAATATTCGTACTTGGGATTCTTGTATTAATACATGAACTCGGGCATTTTATCACGGCTAAAAAGCTAAATGTGAAAGTCGACATTTTCTCTATCGGCATGGGCCCTAAAGTTTTCGGGGTTACCCGCGGCGAAACCGAATACAGGATTTCCGCTGTTCCAATCGGGGGTTATGTAAAAATGGCCGGCGAGGATGTTGAGGAAATGCTGAAAGAAAATCCGGACCCGGAAATTAAAAATGACGACCCCAGGAACTTCAACAATCAGACAAAAATAAAACGTTCATTAATTATTATAGCGGGTTCTATCGCAAATATTTTTTTAGGAACTGTTATTTTTTTGCTCATATTTATTACAGGGGTCCCCACTCTTACAACTAAAATAGGCACTGTTATGGAAAACAGCCCCGCGGAACGCGCGGGAATAAAACCAAACGACAGAATAACCGCCATAGACAAAAAACCTTTGTGGAAATGGGATGAAATGACAAAAATTATCCAAGAAAGCGCGGGCAAACCCCTCATGCTTACAATTGAAAGAGACACTGTTAATATTGAATTGGAAATTACCCCTGAAACACAGGGAAAAACCAATATTGGTATAATTGGAATCAGTTCATCCTATGATTTTGTCAAGGAAAGATACGGGCTCATGACAGCGGCCGCCAAGGCGTTGGAGCAGACATGGGTAATCGGGACAAGCATAATAAAAGGCATTTACCTTATGATCGCGGGAAAAATAAAAGCAGAAGTTGCCGGGCCTCTCGGCATTATTAAAATAACCGGTGAACAGGCGAAACAGGGATTTATTAACCTCCTGTTTTTTACCGCATTATTGGGTATTAATCTTGGAATAATTAACCTCTTCCCGGTACCTCCGCTGGACGGCGGGGTTATTTTATTCCTGCTTATTGAAAAAATAAAAGGAAGCCCCGTTAAGCTGAAACACCAGCTGATTGCCCAGCAAGTCGGCTGGGCCCTTTTGCTTTTTCTTCTCTTCTTCGCTTCTTATAACGATATTATAAAATTTTATTTGCCTTCAATTAAATCTTTGCCTTTTTGGGGGAAATAATAAAATGTTTTTTGAACAATTTTACGCGTTAATAGCCAGGGCCGCCCTGATAATGCTTGTTTTTTACGCCGTCAGCCAGGTTGAGTTTTTCAGGCAGATTTTCTATCCAAAAATCACCTGGCAAAAACGAAGTTTGGTTTATTTTTGTTTTATACTATTTATAACTTTTTCTTCATTCGGCCGCAAACCGGAAGATATTATTAATGAAGTTAAATTACAACTCCTTCCGTTCGGCCTTTCCCTTTTCATCGGTCTCATAATTATAAACGAAATACTGAGCAATATTGAAATTTCCTATGAACACCAGGAAGCCATCCAATCCCACAGGACACTGGAAATCGCGGGGCAGACACTGCCGTTCCTGAGGCTTGGATTAAACCAGGAAACAGCCAAAAAAACAGCGAAAATAATTCTGCAAATCACAGATGTTTCCGCTGTGGCGATAACCGATTGTAAAAAAATTTTAGCGTATGAAGGGACCGGCGCGGACCACCACCATGTCGGTGAATCCATTTTAACCAAGGCCACCCGCGAAGTAATCGATACGGGAGAAATAAAAGTAATAGGCAATAAACAGGAAATCGGATGCCCGATTGAAAACTGCCCCCTGTCAGGCGCTGTAATCGCACCCTTAAAAAGCAACACTGAAGTTATCGGGACTTTAAAAATTTATCAAACAGACCTGTCAAGGATCACGCCGAGTAAAATCAACCTGGCTATACATCTCGCCCAGCTTTTGAGCATACAGACGGAACTCGCGGAACTTGAAATTCTAAACCAGTTAAAAACCGAGGCTGAATTAAAAGCGCTCAGGGCGCAGATTAACCCTCATTTTCTTTTTAACACATTAAACACAATAGCAAGTTTCTACAGGACTAAACCGGAAGAGGCGAGAACGCTTTTAATTAAATTCTCCCAGTTTTTCAGAAAAAGCCTTAAACAGCATGAAAATTTTATTTCACTTGAAGAAGAATTGGAATACATCGATGATTATTTATCATTTGAAAAGGCGCGATTCGGCAAATCGCTCGTGATTGAAAAAAAAATTGACCCGGACACACTGCCTTATAAGGTCCCTGTCCTTATTTTACAGCCTTTAATCGAAAATTCGCTGAAACACGGGTTTGACTATAGAGATATTGAAAAAAAACCCGATAAGAATATAATAAGTATCACCACGCAAAGGGGAAACAGTGAAATAAAAATTACTATCCAGGACGACGGTGTCGGGATGCCGGAAAAAGATAAACTTAATACCTTTGATCCCAGCCGCGGAACGGGTTTAGGGATAAATAACGTATATGAAAGATTGAAAACAATTTATGGAAACGAATATGAACCAAGGATTGAAAGCGCAGTCGACAAGGGGACAAAGATTATTCTCAGGATACCGATTAAATAGGAAAAAATATGGATATAAGAGCGTTAATCGTTGATGATGAGAAACCGGCAAGGGATGAATTGCATTTCATTCTTGAACGAATACCCGAAATAGGGGAAATCTCCGAAGCCAACAATGCCAGTGAAACACTTGAATTGCTTAAAAAGAACGACTATGACATATTGTTTCTTGATATTCATATGCCCGGGATTAACGGCATTGATGCCGCCAAAAAAATAAGCAAAATCGCTGATTACACACCCCTGATAATATTCGTCACGGCATATGACGAACATGCTATTCCCGCCTATGAGGTTGATGCGATAGACTACATTTTAAAACCATTTGATGAAAAAAGAATCAAGCAGGCCATAGATAAAATAAAACGTATTTATCACGGTGAAATTGTCAAGAAATTTTCCCTGCAATCCAGGGCCCAGCCCGAACAGCAGAAATTTGGAAGGCTTCTCGCGCATAAAGGGAAAAAACTTGCCATATTAAAAATAGAAGACATAAAATACGCGTTTGTCAAGGACGGACTGGTATTTATAAAAGCGGGCCCGGATAAATATACGACAAACCTCAACCTGAGCCAGTTGGAAGAACGGTTGACACCGTATTTTTTCTTCAGGGCCAACAGGACATACCTTGTTAACCTCAACTATGTAAAAGAAATAGTGCCGTTTTTCGGCAGCACTTATATTTTACAAATAAATGACAATGAACAAAATGAAATTCCGGTCAGCCGCATCCAGACAAGAAAACTGAAGGAAATTTTTAAACTTTAAACCATTTCCCCCGGATTTCTTTCTATTTTATAAATCTATTTTTCCTGTCATAGTTGCCATATCGATAATGGGAATTTCTATGTCTTTAGCCTTATCAGGTAAAAGCTTTTTTACAAAGTCCGGGGAGGCGGTGCGGTACTTTAAAACAACTTCAATTTCAAGCGGGAAAACTGTATTCTCAGGAACCACAAAACTGTAATTTTCTATAACAGAACCCCTGGGAGGAATTCTATGGTCGTAAAGAATTTTATCCGCGATCGCGAAATTCATTACAGGCTCTCCGTTTTTATACGCTTTTTACTTTATCAATTCCAGGGTATCGATTCAATTGTCCGCTTCTACTTTATATTGACTTTTTTCCGTCTTTTACAACTATTAATCATGCTTATCTGAAAGATATTGAATGGTTATGTTTTTTTCTCTTTACTATCTTCTCTGCTTCAATCCAGTCATTCATTTCACTGCCGTTTATGTAGTTTCTTTTTTCATAAAGACGATAGGCGACCTCCCTGATCTTTTGATTTAATTCTTCAGGAGTCAGGTCCTTCTCTCCAGAATTATATTTTTTTGCCATAATAACGCACCTCCTTTTCCTTAATTCTGATTATTAATTAAATAAAATATTACAAGGAAAATTAATTAATATCTATTGGCTGAATCTGCTTTTTATTGACTTTTTCCCGTAATGCAAAATTTGAAATTTTAGTTGACACCTGCCTGTTCTTTTGAGAAAATGAAATTTAGTTAAATTACAGGAAAAACAGGATTACTATGTCTATCAGGTCAAAACTTATTATCACATTTGTGGTTGTCGCGTCCGTTCCCCTGCTATTTATCAGCGTCCTGACCTTCAATAATTATAAAAATTCGCTGGAGGCCAACAGGTTAATCCAGCTGGAAGATATTGTCGCCTTCAAAACGGATAAAATCGAAACATATTTTGGAAGGCTGAAGTCGGAAATGGAAATAGCGCAGAGCTTTTACAACATCAGGAAAAACATTCCTGTTCTTTCCCGGTTTTATGACAATCCGTCCGCTCCCGAGCCAATCTCCGCGAAAAAAACGCTGGATGAACAATTAAGGCATATACAATCAATTTTACGCCTTTTTGATATTATGCTGATCGATAATGAAGGCAGGATTATATACACAAGCAGTATTAAACACCACGCAAAAGAAATTTCAGAACCATTTTCCGTCAATTATGAAAAAGCTTTCACAGAGGGAAAAAATAAAATTTATTTTTCAGACATGTTTTTAAGCAAAACGGAAAGCGGAAAACCGGCGATGCTTGTCACCGCCCCCGCCCGGGACCTTGACGGCGGCTTTGCCGGGGTCATCGCTTTTGAAGTGGACATGGCTCCCATGTATGAAATAATCCGGGACGTGACAGGGCTGGGTAACACAGGCGAGACTTTAATCGGGAAGAAAATAAATAATCATGTGGTATTTTTAAACCCTTTACGGCATGACATGCAAGCGGCCATTACAAGACAGATCCGGGTGGGAGAAGCGCTCGGCGGACCCATCCAGGAAGCGGTCAAGGGAAAATTCGGTTCAGGCCGGTTAATCGATTACCGCGGTAAAAAAGTCATCGCGGCGTGGAGGCATATTCCGGCCCTTGACTGGGGAATAGTGTCAAAAATCGATGCCGATGAAGCGTTCGCGGACGCCGTAAATCTACGAAACACCACAATAGTAATTCTCGCCATAATCTTTGTTTTAGGCGTTGTTATGGCGTTTCCCATTGCCCGCTCCATATCAGGACCTATAAAAAGGCTGTCCATAGGTGCTGAGATAATCGGAGGAGGAAACTTAGATTATAAAGTTTCTGATAATTCGAAAGATGAAATCGGCCAGCTTTCGAGGGCATTTGATAAGATGACCAGCGATTTAAAAAAAACAATCGCCTCGCGCGATGAACTGGACAGGGAAATCGCCACGCGTAAAAAGCTGGAAGAGTCATTGAAACTCGCGGCGCTTAAATATTCA
The bacterium DNA segment above includes these coding regions:
- a CDS encoding histidine kinase, giving the protein MFFEQFYALIARAALIMLVFYAVSQVEFFRQIFYPKITWQKRSLVYFCFILFITFSSFGRKPEDIINEVKLQLLPFGLSLFIGLIIINEILSNIEISYEHQEAIQSHRTLEIAGQTLPFLRLGLNQETAKKTAKIILQITDVSAVAITDCKKILAYEGTGADHHHVGESILTKATREVIDTGEIKVIGNKQEIGCPIENCPLSGAVIAPLKSNTEVIGTLKIYQTDLSRITPSKINLAIHLAQLLSIQTELAELEILNQLKTEAELKALRAQINPHFLFNTLNTIASFYRTKPEEARTLLIKFSQFFRKSLKQHENFISLEEELEYIDDYLSFEKARFGKSLVIEKKIDPDTLPYKVPVLILQPLIENSLKHGFDYRDIEKKPDKNIISITTQRGNSEIKITIQDDGVGMPEKDKLNTFDPSRGTGLGINNVYERLKTIYGNEYEPRIESAVDKGTKIILRIPIK
- a CDS encoding DUF2934 domain-containing protein, encoding MAKKYNSGEKDLTPEELNQKIREVAYRLYEKRNYINGSEMNDWIEAEKIVKRKKHNHSISFR
- the rseP gene encoding RIP metalloprotease RseP: MLLTLISTIFVLGILVLIHELGHFITAKKLNVKVDIFSIGMGPKVFGVTRGETEYRISAVPIGGYVKMAGEDVEEMLKENPDPEIKNDDPRNFNNQTKIKRSLIIIAGSIANIFLGTVIFLLIFITGVPTLTTKIGTVMENSPAERAGIKPNDRITAIDKKPLWKWDEMTKIIQESAGKPLMLTIERDTVNIELEITPETQGKTNIGIIGISSSYDFVKERYGLMTAAAKALEQTWVIGTSIIKGIYLMIAGKIKAEVAGPLGIIKITGEQAKQGFINLLFFTALLGINLGIINLFPVPPLDGGVILFLLIEKIKGSPVKLKHQLIAQQVGWALLLFLLFFASYNDIIKFYLPSIKSLPFWGK
- a CDS encoding LytTR family DNA-binding domain-containing protein; this translates as MDIRALIVDDEKPARDELHFILERIPEIGEISEANNASETLELLKKNDYDILFLDIHMPGINGIDAAKKISKIADYTPLIIFVTAYDEHAIPAYEVDAIDYILKPFDEKRIKQAIDKIKRIYHGEIVKKFSLQSRAQPEQQKFGRLLAHKGKKLAILKIEDIKYAFVKDGLVFIKAGPDKYTTNLNLSQLEERLTPYFFFRANRTYLVNLNYVKEIVPFFGSTYILQINDNEQNEIPVSRIQTRKLKEIFKL